A segment of the Pedobacter faecalis genome:
CAGGCCTGGTGATGGGTATGTTAGGTACCTGGCTTCTGGGCAAACTAAACATAGAAACCGGGTTGCTCTCGGTATTCTCTATATTTTTATATGCCTTTGCATATACGCCGCTGAAAAGGAAATCGCCTATTGCGGTATTTGTCGGGGCTTTTCCAGGCGCCCTGCCTCCGTTGATCGGATATGTCGCCGCCCATGGCAGAATAGACGGCATTGCGGTTATCCTTTTTCTTATTCAGTTTGTATGGCAGTTCCCGCATTTCTGGTCGATCGCCTGGGTGCTGGATGACGACTATAAGAAGGCGGGATTCAGACTTCTGCCAACCACCAAAAGGGACAAGGCGAGCGCCTTTATCACATTTCTTAGTACACTGGTGCTGATACCGGTAAGTTTACTGCCTGTCTTCTACGGATTTGGCGGCTATTATATAGCCGGGGCATCGGTCATTTTCGGAGCCGTATTTGCCTGGCTGGCATTTAAAATGTGGATGAATATGGAGATGAGCAGTGCCAGAAAGGTGATGTTCTGTTCGTTCTTTTACCTGCCGGTTGTACAACTGGTATTATTGTTTGATTTTATAAATAAATAGATATGGTACATACATTAGACAAGCAAAATGAGGGGTTAGGGGAAGGGATGGATATGAAACCAAAGAAGTTTATTCTTTGGCTGTTTGTCGTGTCTTCGACAATTATGTTCGGTGGCTGGACAAGTTATTACATCGTATTCTCGGCGGCGAAAGGTAAAGGGCATGGCCTGGTGCTTCCGGAGCTGTTTACTTACAGCACAATCGTACTGGTTGTAAGCAGTGCCTGTTTGTTTCTGGCTTCCCGTGCCCTCAAGTCGGGAGCACTGGGTAAGCAGCGCGTATGGTTGTGGATCACCTTGATTCTGGGCCTTGTTTTTGCATATATGCAGTTTTCTGCCTGGCGCGTCCTGGTAGACACCGGGGCATTTCTGACGAACAATAATGCCGCTATCTCCATGATCTACATTGTGTCGGGCTTTCACCTGCTGCACATCGTTGCCGGCATCGCGCTGATGGTATCTGCACTCGCCGGATCGTATGGACAGATCAGCGCGGAGCGACGCAAATACCGCATGGATATAGCATCCATATTTTGGCATTTTATAGATATATTGTGGATATATCTGTATGTTTTTTTACTTTTGAACAGTTAGATTTTTTAACAAATTATTACTAAACATAAAATGAGTTCATTATCACAGTTGGATCAGGTAAAAACTACTCCATGGAGTGGAGGCCGCTCACCTTGGTCGGTAGAGTACGGCAAAATAATGATGTGGTTTTTCCTTGTTTCCGATGCCTTTACCTTCTCGTCATTATTGATCTATTATGGAGCTCAGCGCTTCAGTAAATTTACATGGCCTGATCCGGATCTGGTATTTCAGTCTATACCCGGTATAACCGACAGCGGCGCCCCCTTGGTGTTCGTAGGTATTATGACTTTTATCCTGATTATGAGTTCGGTAACAATGGTACTAGCTGTTGAAGCAGGACACAGGGGTGCTAAACGGGAAGTGATCTGGTGGATGGTAGCTACCATTATTGGTGGTTTCATGTTCCTTGGCTGTCAGGCTGCAGAATGGACCCACTTGTTCCACGAAGGGTTTGGCTGGGGCAAAATCCCGAACATGGAGACGCTGAGTCACTTGTTTAACGGTGAGGTGGACACGGTAGCTGCACAGCAATTCTCGAACCTTTTCTTTACGATCACGGGTTTTCACGGTTTCCACGTATTCAGCGGTGTCATCATCAATATCATTATTCTTTGCATGACGATCAATGGCACGTTTGAGAGACGCGGCCATTATCTAATGGTTGAAAAAGTAGGCTTATACTGGCACTTTGTGGACCTTGTATGGGTATTCGTATTTACATTCTTCTATCTTGTTTAATCTTCAAAAATTATGTCACAAATACATACAGACCACGCTAATGAATCGCATGCACACGAAGAGCATGCTGGACTGGACAAAAAGAGAATCTGGCAGGTATTCGGTATTCTGTTGCTGATCACTGTAATTGAATTTTTTATAGCACTTTGGGTTCTTCCAAAAGGTTATATGTCTCACGGTGTTGGAAACTTCATCTACATCGCCTTAACGATTCTGAAAGCCTATTATATCGTTGCTTACTTCATGCACCTGAAATATGAGAAAGTCGGACTGCAGCTGTCGCTGACACTGTCTTTCATTTTCATCATATATTTTATCGTCCTGATGCTTATTGAGGGCGATTATCTGCGCGTGCATATGGGCTAGGCGATGAATAATAAAACTTCATTAAAAAAAGTATTAATCCTGGTAACCATATTGGCGGTGCCAGGATTTTTATATTATATCCTTCAGGATCAGGGAAAGAACAGGTACAGGCCTTTACCGCGTTTTCACCCGGTAAAGATTGGCGGAAGCTTCCATTCAGAGCGGGGCAAGCTGATACCGGACACCATATTTCACAAGGTTGGTGATTTTAAATTTTTAAATCAGAAGGGCGATACCTTAAGCTGGGCGAATTATGGGGGCGATATTACAGTGTTCAACCTGTTTTACACCTGGGGTCATACCGACGGACTGAAAGCAGTGAACGGCGTAGTGCAGATGCTGAATAAAGCGTACGAGAGAAATCCGCGTATAAGATTTGTGAGCCTTTCCATTGATCCTGCAGCAGACCGTCCGGATCGTTTGCGCATTTACGCAGACAGCCTGAACGCTATGCCTGGAAAATGGAATCTGGTGACCGGTGATAGTGCCCAGGTTTTCAAGTTTATCAACGAGCAGTTGTTTGTTGATGCAGCAACGGCTTATGGCCGCGGCGGCAAACAGTTTTCCTACGGGAACATGCTTGTACTGGTTGACCCCAACCGGCAGATCAGGGGCTACTACGAGGCCTATAATCATGAAGCAGTGGCAAGGCTGAATGACGAGATTAAAGTTTTACTTGCCGAAGTTTTAAGAAATACAAAAGATGGAAGGTAGCCTTCAAACTCCCCCGATGAATTCAAGCGATAAGCTTTTTTCTAAACTCATATGGATCGTAACTGCAGTTGTGCTGCTGGTTGTTATAGCGCTTAAGCTTGTACCGCCACCGGAAGCGAAGCCTTCCTTTATCTATATCCTTCCGCACCTTATTGGTGCCATTAATGCCACATGCTCGGTTTTACTTATGGTATCCTTCATATTCATCAAGCGCAAGAACATTCAGGCACATAAGGTGACTAATGTGATTACCTTCATTTTGTCAGCTATCTTTCTGATTTTCTATATCCTGTTTCACTTGTACGAAAAGGACACACGTTTTGGTGACGTGGATCATGACGGGCTGCTTTCTGCAACTGAACTCGCGGCGGTGGGCGCGACAAGGTATTTCTACTTCTTCATATTGTTGACGCATATATTACTGGCGATTATTGTGCTGCCGTTGATTTTGATCAGCTTCCTAAGAGGATTCAGTATGCAGATAGAGCGGCATAAAAAAATTGTAAGATGGGCTTTTCCGGTATGGCTTTATGTGGCAGTGACGGGAGTCATCGTATATCTGATGATCTCGCCATACTATAACTTTTAGGGCTTGCTGTTCTCGCTTAAACGGCAATCTCTGGCATTTTAATTGTCGCCAATAATATAGCGGCCGCACGCCCTGCTTTATAATGGGCGGCCTATTCTGTGACCGGGAAATTCTGCTTAGCATAGTAGCATATGACTCCAAAAAAGGAAACTATATTAACTGGGAAAGATTTGCTTTTGCTAATAGAACAGGGTAATAAAACCCTTTTCACGGATTTCTATTCATCGAATTTTAAACGGATGATCCTGGTGGCGGATAAGTATGTAAAGGACACAGCCGTTGCGGAAGAAATCGTGCAGGATGTATTTCTTAAACTATGGGAAGACAAAGGGATGATTGAAACTATTAAGTCCGTCCGTTCCTATCTCTATAGAAGCGTTGTAAACGCAAGTATTAACTACGTCAACCGGCAAAAAAACATGGAACGGCACCATCTTCAGATAGCCGAGCAACTCACCGAAGCACAAATTGAAGAGGATGATCTTAAAAATGAGATGATCGTGCTACTTTATGAGGAAATAGAACTGCTGCCTGAAAAATGCCGGGAGGTGTTCAAATTAAGCAGGCTTGAGGGGTTAAAGTACCGAGATATTGCAGCTAAACTTGATATATCTGAAAAAACGGTAGAAAGTCACATGGGTAATGCGTTAAAAATTCTTCGTGCGCGTGTTTTGAAGCGATCGGAGGAGCGGGGGCGAGGAGAACATCCGGTATTTTTGCTTTTATTGGCATTGTATCTATATTAAAAGACGCACAACCGTCAAAAAGCGCCGTCTTCAAAAAAAAACAAAAAATTTCCGGGCGAACTAAGGGTTTTTTAGAAGTCGTTTGTCATCTATGAAAACTAAACCACTTGCCAAACAAATCAGAACTCGAAATCGCTGTCCTACGGCATCTCAATGATCCTGAAGATACAGCCCTTAAGAACGAAGTTGACCGACTCCGGGCAATTTCCATTGAAAACGACCACTTTTATCAAGATTATAAAAGTCTGTGGCAGGCATCTGAACATGCCCGCCGACTTGAAGGCCTAAGTAAAGATGCTGTTGTCAATTTCCAGCATAAGCTAGGGGAGCCTGGAAATCATGTGGGCATCAGGCATTTCGCATGGATCAGAGTCGCCGCAGCAGTTATTATCCTTACTACGTTCGGTTTGTGGGTTTATAACAGGAATACTGCGGCAGTTTACCTCACTAAAGAAACTAGTGCACAAATAGACTCCATAAGGCTTAGCGACGGAAGCTTGGTAGCCCTGGCACCTCATACGGCCTTAAGTTACCCTCAGGAATTCGAAGACAACCACAGGCAGGTGGAATTGTTGCGCGGTAAAGCGTTCTTTAAGGTCGCTAAAGACACTCGGAGGCCATTTGAAATAGCCATACGCAGCGCCCAGATAAAGGTACTTGGCACATCGTTCAATATCAACTACGACACATCAAAGATTGAGCTGGCCGTTAAAACCGGTCGGGTAATGTTCAGGCCTAACAGTAAAAGCAGCTCATCTATTCTTGGCGCTGGCGAGGGGATCAAATATGACTATGCAGCAAATACCATACAGGCTCAGAACGGATCGAATGCCAATGCATGGATAACCCGTGAACTCCATTTCGTGGATATGCCTATGGACGAGGTATGCAAACAGCTTAGTGATTACTATGGAAAGAACATCGTGTTACACGACAGCATAAGGAACATCAAGAAATTCAATGCGAGATTTAAAGACGTTAGCCTTAACGACGCGCTTAACCTGCTCCGGGAAACCTACCCTATACAGATCGAACAACACGGCGAAACCATTATTATCAAAAACCTTAACTAACCTACAAACCACTTAATTATTCTTTATGGAGAAACATTACAAAAAGCACATGCGGAAGTTTAAGTATCGCTTGAAGGCCATACTTTGCCTTGCGATTTTTTCTGTCTCACTGCTAAGGGCCGAAGGTGTGCAGCCTGTCGGACTTAAAGAGGAGAGACTAGACAACTACCTCAAAAAGATTGAGCTTGCCTACCAGGTAAGCTTCGTTTTCGACGCTACCCAAATCAACAAAGCGATGACAATTAACGCGCCTCAGCGATTGATATCTATTACCTCCGATCTGATACCACTTAAAGAGAAAGGGATTAACTACAACATTGTTGGGAAACAGGTAATCCTTAAAAAAGCTGAGATCAGGCCTGTAGTTGCCAAGGATATCGTCGTGAAGGGGAAGGTCATTTCCGGGGCCGACAACACGCCGCTTCCAGGAGTAAGTGTTGTCGAAAAAGGTGCCGCTTCCAATGGTATAGCAACCAATAGCGAGGGCCTTTATCAAATACGTGTAAGAGAGGGCGCAACGCTGATTTTTGCTTATATTGGTTTCAAAGCGCAGGAAGTACCGGTCAATGGCCGAACCACGATCAACGTAACGCTGGAAGAAGACGAAGGTCAGCTGAAAGAAGTTAACATCGTTTCTACCGGTTTCCAGAACATTCAGAAGAAGCTGTTTACCGGAGCTGCCGCAAGTATCAGCGGAGCAGATGTTAAGCAGGACGGTGTAGTCGACATCAGCCGTATGCTTGAAGGTAAAGTAGCCGGTGTGTCGGTACAGAACGTATCTGGCACCTTTGGTACGGCGCCTAAGATCCGGGTACGTGGTGCTACCTCTATCTCTGGTGAGAACAAACCCTTATGGGTAGTGGACGGGGTAGTCCTAGAAGATATCGTGAATATCTCGAACGACCAGCTTTCGAGCGGCGACGCCACAACACTGCTGGGTTCGTCTGTGGCAGGTATCAATGCCGATGACATAGAAAGCTTTAACATTCTGAAAGACGCATCAGCTACCGCATTATACGGAGCAAGAGCTATGAACGGTGTGGTGGTTATCACCACGAAAAAAGGACGGGCCGGAAAAACTACGGTAAACTATAGCGGTAACTTTTCGTCGTTCCTTAAGCCAGATTATAGTACTTATAATATCATGAACTCGGCC
Coding sequences within it:
- the cyoE gene encoding heme o synthase encodes the protein MKQFLKDFSKLIKFRLTFLVVFSASVTFLIGSKVPVDGVVPGINWMNWLILIAGGFLVTSAANCFNEVIEVDLDKLMSRTKDRPMPAGHMTTGQGLVSGLVMGMLGTWLLGKLNIETGLLSVFSIFLYAFAYTPLKRKSPIAVFVGAFPGALPPLIGYVAAHGRIDGIAVILFLIQFVWQFPHFWSIAWVLDDDYKKAGFRLLPTTKRDKASAFITFLSTLVLIPVSLLPVFYGFGGYYIAGASVIFGAVFAWLAFKMWMNMEMSSARKVMFCSFFYLPVVQLVLLFDFINK
- a CDS encoding cytochrome c oxidase subunit 3; protein product: MVHTLDKQNEGLGEGMDMKPKKFILWLFVVSSTIMFGGWTSYYIVFSAAKGKGHGLVLPELFTYSTIVLVVSSACLFLASRALKSGALGKQRVWLWITLILGLVFAYMQFSAWRVLVDTGAFLTNNNAAISMIYIVSGFHLLHIVAGIALMVSALAGSYGQISAERRKYRMDIASIFWHFIDILWIYLYVFLLLNS
- a CDS encoding cytochrome c oxidase subunit 3; this encodes MSSLSQLDQVKTTPWSGGRSPWSVEYGKIMMWFFLVSDAFTFSSLLIYYGAQRFSKFTWPDPDLVFQSIPGITDSGAPLVFVGIMTFILIMSSVTMVLAVEAGHRGAKREVIWWMVATIIGGFMFLGCQAAEWTHLFHEGFGWGKIPNMETLSHLFNGEVDTVAAQQFSNLFFTITGFHGFHVFSGVIINIIILCMTINGTFERRGHYLMVEKVGLYWHFVDLVWVFVFTFFYLV
- a CDS encoding cytochrome C oxidase subunit IV family protein, whose translation is MSQIHTDHANESHAHEEHAGLDKKRIWQVFGILLLITVIEFFIALWVLPKGYMSHGVGNFIYIALTILKAYYIVAYFMHLKYEKVGLQLSLTLSFIFIIYFIVLMLIEGDYLRVHMG
- a CDS encoding SCO family protein yields the protein MNNKTSLKKVLILVTILAVPGFLYYILQDQGKNRYRPLPRFHPVKIGGSFHSERGKLIPDTIFHKVGDFKFLNQKGDTLSWANYGGDITVFNLFYTWGHTDGLKAVNGVVQMLNKAYERNPRIRFVSLSIDPAADRPDRLRIYADSLNAMPGKWNLVTGDSAQVFKFINEQLFVDAATAYGRGGKQFSYGNMLVLVDPNRQIRGYYEAYNHEAVARLNDEIKVLLAEVLRNTKDGR
- a CDS encoding DUF420 domain-containing protein, producing the protein MNSSDKLFSKLIWIVTAVVLLVVIALKLVPPPEAKPSFIYILPHLIGAINATCSVLLMVSFIFIKRKNIQAHKVTNVITFILSAIFLIFYILFHLYEKDTRFGDVDHDGLLSATELAAVGATRYFYFFILLTHILLAIIVLPLILISFLRGFSMQIERHKKIVRWAFPVWLYVAVTGVIVYLMISPYYNF
- a CDS encoding RNA polymerase sigma-70 factor — its product is MTPKKETILTGKDLLLLIEQGNKTLFTDFYSSNFKRMILVADKYVKDTAVAEEIVQDVFLKLWEDKGMIETIKSVRSYLYRSVVNASINYVNRQKNMERHHLQIAEQLTEAQIEEDDLKNEMIVLLYEEIELLPEKCREVFKLSRLEGLKYRDIAAKLDISEKTVESHMGNALKILRARVLKRSEERGRGEHPVFLLLLALYLY
- a CDS encoding FecR family protein, which encodes MPNKSELEIAVLRHLNDPEDTALKNEVDRLRAISIENDHFYQDYKSLWQASEHARRLEGLSKDAVVNFQHKLGEPGNHVGIRHFAWIRVAAAVIILTTFGLWVYNRNTAAVYLTKETSAQIDSIRLSDGSLVALAPHTALSYPQEFEDNHRQVELLRGKAFFKVAKDTRRPFEIAIRSAQIKVLGTSFNINYDTSKIELAVKTGRVMFRPNSKSSSSILGAGEGIKYDYAANTIQAQNGSNANAWITRELHFVDMPMDEVCKQLSDYYGKNIVLHDSIRNIKKFNARFKDVSLNDALNLLRETYPIQIEQHGETIIIKNLN